Proteins encoded within one genomic window of Synechococcus sp. PCC 7335:
- the ispE gene encoding 4-(cytidine 5'-diphospho)-2-C-methyl-D-erythritol kinase: MLTFLANAKINLHLEIIGSRPDGFHELVMVMQSVALADRITLRPLNTPTIQIQCDHPQVPTDSANLAYQAVALLQERLPHRTNQKGGVEITIEKKIPVGAGLAGGSSNAAAVLFGLDILWDLGLTRVELQELGSELGSDVPFCLAGGCAIATGRGEEVNLLYKNNSLHAVLAKYNSLSVSTPWAYQTYREQFGHTYIPVDRFTSLEKRRARVHSGSMVQAIGKKQSQAIGSNLYNDLEKIVLPAHPKVALLKSTMTALAAQFNALGTLMSGSGPTLFTLSETPEQAQSMAKALRQSVSDSDLMVYTAPFTAHGIETLS; the protein is encoded by the coding sequence ATGCTCACTTTCCTCGCTAACGCCAAAATCAACCTCCACCTTGAAATCATTGGCAGTCGACCTGACGGCTTTCATGAGCTAGTTATGGTCATGCAAAGCGTTGCTTTAGCGGATCGCATTACCCTTCGCCCTCTAAACACACCAACTATTCAGATTCAATGTGATCACCCGCAGGTTCCTACTGACTCAGCGAATCTGGCTTATCAGGCGGTAGCACTCCTTCAAGAGCGACTGCCTCATCGAACCAATCAAAAGGGTGGGGTAGAAATCACAATTGAGAAGAAGATTCCGGTAGGGGCTGGACTAGCGGGCGGATCGTCGAATGCGGCTGCGGTACTGTTTGGTCTAGATATCTTATGGGATCTAGGGTTGACGCGGGTGGAGCTTCAGGAACTCGGCTCGGAACTCGGCTCGGATGTGCCATTTTGCTTGGCAGGGGGATGCGCGATCGCGACCGGCAGAGGTGAGGAAGTCAATCTACTTTATAAAAACAACAGCCTTCACGCTGTCTTGGCTAAGTACAATAGCCTTTCAGTTTCTACCCCATGGGCCTATCAGACCTATCGAGAGCAGTTCGGCCACACCTACATCCCCGTCGACAGATTCACTAGCTTAGAGAAACGCCGAGCGCGAGTGCATTCTGGCAGTATGGTCCAGGCGATCGGCAAAAAGCAGTCGCAGGCGATTGGTTCAAATCTTTATAACGATCTAGAGAAAATCGTGTTGCCAGCTCATCCTAAGGTCGCTCTGCTCAAGTCAACCATGACTGCTTTGGCAGCGCAGTTCAATGCTCTCGGTACCCTAATGTCTGGTTCTGGACCTACCTTATTCACGCTATCTGAAACGCCAGAGCAAGCCCAGTCTATGGCGAAGGCACTCCGTCAATCCGTTAGCGACTCAGATCTTATGGTCTATACCGCTCCATTTACCGCCCATGGCATTGAGACCCTCTCTTAG